The DNA sequence TTTCGTCTGTCCATTGTCCAAATTTCCTGATTGAGACAAGGAGCATGGGTGTGGGTTTAATGGAAACAGAAATAAATTCTACACGATCAATGGATAAATTTATTCAGGAGTGAACACTGGCACAATTTTCAGTGTCTTACTAAAGAATTTTTGCCATCAAAAAGCTACAATGCAACTCCAAAATACATCATTACTCAGAAATCAAGCCTTTATAAACGGAGAATGGATAGATGCTGACAATCGTGAAACCTTTTCGGTTGTTAATCCGCTCAATCACACCATCATTGGTGCTGTCCCTGCCTTGGGAGCCGCCGAAACAGAAAGAGCGATTGCCGCCGCAGCCGAGGCTTTTACTACCTGGCGAAGCTTTACTGCTTATAAGCGATCCAAGATTTTGCGCCGTTGGTTTGACTTGCAAATAGCACACCTTGATGACCTCGCTACTATCCTGACCACCGAGCAGGGCAAACCCCTCGCGGAAGCGAAAGGAGAGATCAAATACGGAGCGTCGTTTGTTGAGTGGTTTTCCGAAGAGGCTCGACGTATTTATGGAGATGTCATTCCCGCAGATAACAATAGTCAGCGCATTACGGTCATAAAACAACCCGTTGGGGTAGTGGGCGCCATTACGCCCTGGAATTTTCCCAATGCCATGATCACTCGTAAGGTAGCCCCTGCATTGGCTGCTGGTTGTACGGTGGTCATCAAACCTGCTGAAGATACCCCACTCTCGGCTTTGGCACTGGCCGTGTTGGCGGAAGAAGCAGGCTTTCCCAAAGGCGTATTCAATGTGATAACGACCGAGGATGCCGCTACGGTGGGAGAGACGCTCACCAAGAGTGAGATTGTCCGTAAAATCAGTTTCACCGGTTCCACGAAAGTGGGAAAAATATTAATGA is a window from the Lewinella sp. LCG006 genome containing:
- a CDS encoding NAD-dependent succinate-semialdehyde dehydrogenase; protein product: MQLQNTSLLRNQAFINGEWIDADNRETFSVVNPLNHTIIGAVPALGAAETERAIAAAAEAFTTWRSFTAYKRSKILRRWFDLQIAHLDDLATILTTEQGKPLAEAKGEIKYGASFVEWFSEEARRIYGDVIPADNNSQRITVIKQPVGVVGAITPWNFPNAMITRKVAPALAAGCTVVIKPAEDTPLSALALAVLAEEAGFPKGVFNVITTEDAATVGETLTKSEIVRKISFTGSTKVGKILMKQSASTIKKLSLELGGNAPFIVFDDADVDAAVSGAIAAKYRNAGQTCICANRIYVHDSIYEEFVTKLSKASAALKVGNGLEEGVDIGPLINKAGLDKVHRLLEDAKAKGGEIRCGGSTWEENERVFLPTVIAQASPEMDLRREEIFGPLAPVFKFSTEQEVIDLANDTEYGLASYFYGRDYARIWRVAEALEYGMVGINTGAISTAVAPFGGIKESGTGREGSRYGIDEYLEIKYLCWGGVEA